A single window of Methanobrevibacter ruminantium DNA harbors:
- a CDS encoding EMC6-like membrane protein, which produces MDVTVKTVSIHLVAAIVAALISTAFTTGMLGFKNHVFAFIVGLVILYFIGQFCEKMFGEEVKGFSTWLWDGILPFGFCWFILWTILTNYL; this is translated from the coding sequence ATGGATGTCACTGTTAAAACTGTATCAATTCATCTTGTTGCGGCAATAGTTGCAGCTCTCATATCCACTGCATTTACAACTGGAATGTTAGGATTCAAAAATCATGTATTTGCATTTATAGTAGGTTTAGTAATTCTTTATTTCATAGGCCAATTCTGTGAAAAGATGTTTGGTGAAGAAGTTAAAGGATTTTCAACTTGGTTATGGGACGGAATCCTTCCATTCGGATTCTGTTGGTTCATTTTATGGACTATCTTAACTAATTATTTATAA